A genomic segment from Pediococcus acidilactici encodes:
- a CDS encoding PTS sugar transporter subunit IIA produces the protein MYFDRKIIMLDTVVPDRVTAETLIATKLYTSNVVTTQFKDAVLKREQHFPTGLQTETVGVAIPHTDADKVLVPQIGFMRLKEPVIFKQMGDNADVSVKFIFMLALKKSEEQLTMLQNLMLLFQNQQVIKEIEQVSSKESFIALMKKNGIEK, from the coding sequence ATGTATTTTGATAGAAAAATAATTATGTTGGACACCGTAGTTCCAGACCGTGTCACCGCAGAAACACTTATAGCAACTAAATTATATACGTCAAATGTCGTAACCACACAATTTAAGGATGCTGTTTTAAAAAGAGAACAACACTTTCCAACTGGATTACAAACAGAAACAGTTGGTGTTGCAATACCACATACCGATGCCGACAAAGTACTTGTACCACAGATCGGATTCATGCGCTTAAAAGAACCCGTCATTTTTAAGCAAATGGGTGACAATGCTGATGTATCAGTAAAATTTATCTTTATGCTTGCTTTGAAAAAATCTGAAGAACAACTAACAATGTTACAGAATTTAATGCTCCTTTTCCAAAACCAACAAGTAATCAAGGAAATTGAACAAGTTAGTTCTAAAGAATCATTCATTGCACTAATGAAAAAAAATGGTATCGAAAAATAA
- a CDS encoding PTS sugar transporter subunit IIA: MFRWLANYLVKKKAIAYKNTLIKDLLHREDIGSTLIYQNFALPHIKAKYILQNIFCIIRFKIPINWNTNKVKVVAFLLVSNSDTFIDEVMHVLSEQSNIDTITGPQTSSDQILSLFV, encoded by the coding sequence TTGTTTAGATGGCTTGCTAACTACCTAGTAAAAAAGAAAGCCATTGCCTACAAGAACACACTTATTAAAGATTTACTTCATCGAGAAGATATAGGAAGTACTTTGATTTATCAAAATTTTGCCCTACCACATATAAAAGCAAAATATATACTCCAAAATATATTTTGCATAATTCGCTTTAAAATACCAATTAATTGGAATACTAACAAGGTTAAGGTAGTCGCCTTTCTGCTTGTATCTAATTCCGATACTTTCATAGATGAAGTGATGCATGTATTATCAGAACAATCAAATATAGATACAATCACTGGTCCACAAACTTCAAGTGACCAAATTTTGTCACTTTTTGTATAG
- a CDS encoding PRD domain-containing protein: MGKYFDSIVRILNDYTRPITADVLAKKLGISTKTVYRAVKEINSKLNKPLIISRRGLGYSLDLDIYAQLISHPSTSQQVTFSPVERRNQVISNILFNAPMSKSLNNLYQSYYVSTDLIRRDLMQISHILKKYNIKLFNKNGNVAAEGSEEAIRQAINGILIDSGAMSQESVGDFADQIEDINNYDRHFIITQLSWIQRALGTKIPYPYNVNIFSHLYILIKRFRIGYVHLQDYKNYDCDEVKQVITDNSNFFKIASNIIKNISDYLHYQLPDVEKYNLLQYLISMRYVHDLAFKGQVPALVIQIVDYYIEYLDLDPQEKSVKVLRNDLIGHIKPMLNRLNNRIVVFNKLLQDIKTEYHQLFLKIKRASCAVERKFRLKNHISDDEIGFITLYFANYFENRSRFINTLIMCASGIGTSKLLYAKVHKAFPNLNIIGVISKVEYEKNPEKYLDIDLIITTVDVQPKNHAKVIISSAIFSKTDRQRLEGVINYF; the protein is encoded by the coding sequence TTGGGTAAATATTTTGATAGCATTGTAAGAATTTTAAACGATTACACTAGACCAATAACTGCTGATGTTTTGGCTAAAAAATTAGGTATCTCAACAAAAACTGTTTATCGTGCAGTTAAAGAAATAAATTCTAAACTTAACAAACCATTAATCATTTCCCGTCGAGGGTTGGGTTATAGTTTAGATCTTGATATTTATGCTCAATTAATAAGCCACCCGTCAACTTCACAACAGGTTACCTTTTCCCCTGTTGAACGTCGCAATCAAGTGATTTCAAACATTCTCTTCAATGCTCCGATGAGTAAATCTTTGAATAACTTATATCAATCCTACTATGTTAGTACTGATTTAATCCGACGCGATCTCATGCAAATAAGCCATATACTCAAAAAATATAACATTAAACTTTTCAACAAAAATGGGAACGTAGCCGCTGAGGGTAGCGAAGAAGCAATTCGACAAGCTATCAATGGCATTTTAATTGATAGCGGTGCCATGAGCCAAGAAAGCGTAGGTGATTTTGCAGATCAAATTGAAGATATCAATAACTATGATCGTCATTTTATAATTACGCAATTGTCATGGATTCAACGTGCGTTGGGAACTAAAATTCCCTATCCGTATAACGTTAATATTTTTTCTCATTTATACATTTTAATCAAACGTTTTCGTATTGGATATGTGCACCTACAAGATTATAAAAACTATGACTGTGACGAAGTTAAACAAGTAATTACTGATAATTCTAATTTTTTTAAAATTGCTTCTAATATAATAAAAAATATTAGTGATTATCTCCACTATCAGCTTCCAGATGTTGAAAAATATAATTTATTACAATACCTAATTTCTATGCGTTATGTACATGATTTAGCTTTTAAAGGACAAGTTCCTGCATTAGTTATCCAAATTGTTGACTATTATATAGAATATTTAGATCTTGACCCTCAAGAAAAATCCGTCAAGGTTTTACGAAATGATTTAATTGGACACATTAAGCCTATGCTCAATCGCCTGAATAATCGAATAGTGGTTTTTAATAAACTGCTGCAAGACATTAAGACTGAATACCACCAATTGTTTTTAAAAATTAAAAGAGCTTCTTGTGCAGTAGAGCGTAAATTCCGGCTAAAAAACCATATTTCAGATGATGAAATTGGTTTTATCACATTATATTTTGCAAACTATTTCGAAAACCGTTCTCGTTTTATCAACACGTTAATAATGTGTGCAAGCGGAATCGGCACATCCAAATTACTGTATGCGAAAGTCCATAAGGCCTTTCCAAATTTAAATATTATTGGTGTTATCTCTAAAGTGGAATATGAAAAAAATCCGGAAAAGTATTTAGACATTGATCTAATCATTACTACTGTAGATGTCCAGCCCAAGAACCATGCAAAAGTGATTATTTCAAGCGCCATTTTTTCTAAAACTGATCGGCAACGTTTGGAAGGGGTGATTAATTATTTCTAA